GATCTGCTCTCCAATCGGGAACAGCTCAACCGCGGCCTGGAATTGATGATCGACAGTCCGGCGATCGCCTGGGGTGTGCACATCGATCGGGTGGAGATCAAGGATGTGGCGTTACCGGAATCACTGAAGCGGTCGATGTCGCGCCAGGCGGAGGCCGAGCGCGAACGCCGCGCCCGGGTCATCACCGCCGAGGGCGAGCTGCAGGCCTCGCACCGGCTCGCCGAGGCCGGCGATCGGATGGCGGCGGCCCCGGCCGCCCTGCAACTGCGGCTGTTGCAGACCGTCGTCGAGGTGGCGGCGGAGAAGAATTCGACGCTGGTACTGCCGTTCCCGGTCGAGTTGCTGCGCTTCCTCGAACGATCGACCCCGGCAGACACCGCGGCGGCCGGGAACCAGCCGACGGCCGCAGCGCCGGCCGCGAACACCGAGGACAGCGCCGACGACGCGGCCCGCACGACGCTGCC
The genomic region above belongs to Nocardia spumae and contains:
- a CDS encoding slipin family protein, giving the protein MATVVSLAVGAAAVVTAFAVGTGLRVVQQYERGLVFRFGRVRAARDPGLRLLVPLADKMRKVPLQIVTMPVPGQEGITRDNVTVRVDAVVYFRVIDPVQAVVEVQDYLFAVEQVAQTSLRSIIGKSELDDLLSNREQLNRGLELMIDSPAIAWGVHIDRVEIKDVALPESLKRSMSRQAEAERERRARVITAEGELQASHRLAEAGDRMAAAPAALQLRLLQTVVEVAAEKNSTLVLPFPVELLRFLERSTPADTAAAGNQPTAAAPAANTEDSADDAARTTLPVDPPGNGDAAGHPAS